One genomic segment of Burkholderia pyrrocinia includes these proteins:
- a CDS encoding aminotransferase class I/II-fold pyridoxal phosphate-dependent enzyme, translating to MALGEHLRQQLAAKALKRQLERATDAAAAPGVPGTPAAQTASARSRFESMPQYQQVRIMREMGEKLRVDSPFFRVHDGVAGATTQIGGREYLNFANYNYLGLAGDPAVSARAKAAIDRYGTSASASRMVAGERPVQRDLERALAAFYETDDCVAFVSGHATNVTVIGALFGPGDLIVHDALAHNSIVQGAQLSGAKRLSFAHNDWQALDELLSRVRREYRHVLIAIEGLYSMDGDFPDLQRFVDVKTRHGAFLLVDEAHSLGVLGATGKGIREHCGVAPDQVDMWMGTMSKTLAGCGGFIAGCQPLVDMLRHLAPGFLYSVGLAPTLAEASLAALERLQAEPERVAQLQARGRQFLTEARAAGLNTGTSAGYAVVPVITGSSLKAAQWANAMFDEGINVQPIFYPAVEEKAARLRFFICSTHEPEQISRTVAVLSRLAGRTA from the coding sequence ATGGCACTGGGAGAGCATCTTCGCCAACAACTGGCGGCGAAAGCGCTGAAACGGCAACTGGAGCGCGCGACGGATGCAGCCGCGGCGCCGGGCGTGCCCGGCACGCCGGCTGCGCAGACCGCATCGGCGCGCAGCCGCTTCGAATCGATGCCGCAGTATCAGCAGGTCCGGATCATGCGCGAGATGGGCGAGAAGCTGCGCGTCGACTCGCCGTTCTTTCGCGTGCATGACGGCGTGGCCGGTGCGACGACGCAGATCGGCGGCCGCGAGTACCTGAACTTCGCGAACTACAACTACCTTGGGCTTGCCGGCGACCCGGCCGTGTCCGCGCGCGCGAAAGCCGCGATCGATCGCTACGGCACGTCGGCATCCGCGAGCCGCATGGTTGCGGGCGAGCGTCCGGTGCAGCGCGATCTCGAACGCGCGCTGGCCGCGTTCTACGAGACCGACGACTGCGTCGCGTTCGTGAGCGGGCATGCGACGAACGTGACCGTGATCGGCGCGTTGTTCGGCCCGGGCGATCTGATCGTCCACGATGCGCTCGCGCACAACAGCATCGTGCAGGGCGCGCAGCTGAGCGGCGCGAAGCGGCTGAGCTTCGCGCATAACGACTGGCAGGCGCTCGACGAACTGCTTTCGCGCGTGCGCCGCGAATACCGGCACGTGCTGATCGCGATCGAAGGGCTGTACAGCATGGACGGCGATTTCCCCGACCTGCAGCGCTTCGTCGACGTGAAGACGCGCCATGGCGCATTCCTGCTGGTCGACGAGGCGCATTCGCTCGGCGTGCTGGGCGCGACCGGCAAAGGCATCCGCGAGCATTGCGGCGTCGCGCCCGACCAGGTCGACATGTGGATGGGCACGATGAGCAAGACGCTGGCCGGCTGCGGCGGCTTCATCGCCGGCTGCCAGCCGCTCGTCGACATGCTGCGCCATCTGGCGCCGGGCTTCCTGTACAGCGTCGGGCTCGCGCCGACGCTCGCCGAAGCGTCGCTGGCTGCGCTCGAGCGCCTGCAGGCCGAGCCGGAGCGCGTCGCGCAGTTGCAGGCGCGCGGGCGACAGTTCCTGACCGAGGCGCGGGCCGCCGGGCTGAACACGGGCACGAGTGCCGGGTATGCGGTCGTGCCGGTGATCACCGGGAGTTCGCTGAAGGCCGCGCAGTGGGCGAATGCGATGTTCGACGAAGGGATCAACGTGCAGCCGATCTTCTATCCGGCCGTCGAGGAAAAGGCCGCGCGCCTGCGCTTCTTCATCTGCTCGACGCACGAGCCCGAGCAGATCAGCAGGACGGTCGCCGTGTTGTCGCGGCTCGCTGGGCGCACCGCATGA
- a CDS encoding UDP-3-O-acyl N-acetylglycosamine deacetylase gives MSAPTGWATRQGTLARTLTIDGHGLHTGRRVGVRILPARPEDGVTGIAFRRVAQGRTLATLPVGPALRRAQPLCTMLRNADGVGVRTVEHLLAALLACEIDHAIVELDAEEVPILDGSATPWVDAIRACGRVALDAPKRFIRVLRPIVVTEGDGDQRREMRIEPAPRYELSVRNDLRGFGDMHWDGALTPAAFATEIAPSRSYGRVKWAVPAIVAGYLRGVPILRGARPSCTASIVGNRVLGGMRLPEEFVRHRVLDLVGDLALAGAPLLARVSAWRPSHEMNFRLVDALLADSDAWQWAEFPDA, from the coding sequence ATGAGCGCGCCGACCGGCTGGGCGACGCGCCAGGGTACGCTGGCACGCACGTTGACGATCGACGGTCACGGGCTGCACACGGGGCGCCGGGTGGGCGTGCGGATCCTGCCCGCGCGTCCGGAAGACGGTGTGACAGGTATCGCGTTCCGTCGCGTCGCGCAAGGGCGCACGCTCGCGACGCTGCCGGTCGGCCCCGCGCTGCGCCGCGCGCAGCCGCTCTGCACGATGCTGCGCAATGCCGACGGCGTCGGCGTTCGCACGGTCGAGCATCTGCTTGCCGCGCTGCTCGCGTGCGAGATCGATCACGCGATCGTCGAACTCGATGCGGAGGAAGTGCCGATTCTCGACGGCAGCGCAACGCCATGGGTGGACGCGATCCGCGCATGCGGCCGCGTCGCGCTCGATGCGCCGAAGCGCTTCATTCGCGTGCTGCGGCCTATCGTCGTCACCGAAGGCGATGGCGACCAGCGGCGCGAAATGCGGATCGAGCCGGCGCCGCGCTACGAGTTGAGCGTGCGCAACGACCTGCGCGGCTTCGGCGACATGCACTGGGACGGTGCGCTGACGCCGGCTGCGTTCGCGACCGAAATCGCGCCGTCGCGCTCGTACGGGCGCGTGAAGTGGGCCGTGCCCGCGATCGTCGCCGGCTATCTGCGCGGCGTGCCGATCCTGCGCGGCGCGCGGCCGTCGTGTACCGCGTCCATCGTCGGCAATCGCGTGCTGGGCGGGATGCGGCTGCCGGAGGAGTTCGTCCGGCATCGCGTGCTCGATCTGGTCGGCGATCTCGCGCTGGCCGGCGCGCCGCTGCTGGCGCGCGTGAGTGCATGGCGGCCGAGCCACGAGATGAATTTCAGGCTGGTCGACGCGTTGCTGGCCGACAGCGACGCCTGGCAGTGGGCCGAGTTTCCCGACGCGTGA
- a CDS encoding type I polyketide synthase: MNSKIAIIGMACRFPGGANNLGDFWQLLRDERDAVTEIPADRFGTDFYQHPSKREPGKSYTFSAGVVDNVVGFDAAFFGISPREAAQMDPQQRLLLELAWEAFEDAGVRPADMRGSNCGVFVGVASMDYGNRNMDDLNVIDPYSATGNTLSIASNRVSYLFDLRGPSMSVDTACSSSLVALHQAVRALQSGEADMALAGGVNLLLHPFGFVSFSKASMLSPRGRCRAFDATGDGYVRSEGGAFVLLKPLERALADGDTIHAVIAGSGVNSVGHSPGGISVPGAAAQASLLRSVYARAGIDPQSLAYLEAHGTGTAVGDPIEARALIDVVSGGRPADRPLLIGSVKTNIGHLETASGMAGLLKAVLCLKHRAVPRSLHFVTPNPGIDFDGGRLRVVDRYMLLDAGDAPLTVGVNSFGFGGTNAHVVLTEAPAAVAKNASTTAAESTQAPSPLVLTARSANALGALASRYLAVLDNGGDWQALAAAAARRRQWLEHRAIVAPADVVEGRAALAALAQPAPEGLPACVATGQAPADALRTALVFSGNGCQWVGMGNELYAENAVFRAALDEVDALWCADGSPSLVDVMRGGPGAEWLVGAGAEWLAATENAQPLLFAIQVGMIRVIDARGMRYDAAIGHSVGEIAAAWVTGALSLADAVRVIKIRSRAQAMTRGSGRMAAVGIGDAAARELIARHGLARRVEIAGINSPDAVTLAGELQGLQALEAALRGSGKFFQMLDLDYAFHSSHMDRIEPVVLAELASLRPQPGNGAFVSTVTGGALAGSELDARYWWRNIREPVRFGDGIAHLIEQGVRLFVEVSPHSILRMYVKQAFAAAGATGVVLPTLKRDHGSAVTLRQAILVAIAHGANVDPDRFAPGTSRAALPSYPWQRDRYWLTPTVEGYGLVNRRREHPLLGYRLHEHAFAWENQLDPAKLPMLADHVVDGGVAFPGAGYVEMALAAARTFFDTPDAALENVEIRTPVVFQPQQAKLFRLVIEPRTATFTIETRDRMSEGAWTLNVTGRMLESGNALGAASIVPSDTLDRLLALPAADGDTLYANTAAIGLGYGPAFRWVRTVRVAADDDAALADVAAPAACGDARALSAYLLHPALMDSGFHPLFALLAAHARDGEHPAYVPVQIGRVDYLRGDTVERVLARIDRRSPHSIVAHFEFLDAQGAIVARLGGCRFRRVDLVGRRQNLPARFVYRLEEIPLPNEVDAAGLPAPDALLAQAVAQLDGAEDDGRRTQHLTEILPLLDVLASLYVLRAFDALGAFDGTWQPRPERAALAARLADMLVEDGLADRDGARLVRDDAACAALPPLDELWRGLLAESPGHVAELTLLAHCGAALPDVLSGAKDGARLLSPTGHSLVEQLLAASPTWQHVHALQAASVEQAVDAWRPARRLRVLELGATDGDVLQTLGLHLAAARCDHTIAATAGQLAGFDADAESAVRTVALQPGERLSLSADEAGPYDLIVANRALNGRRDVADALSAIRSWLAPGGLLLLAESRRGRFSDIVFGPQASSTEADAPVLLAPADLDAALDRAGYVDVVRHVEQSLDLDGTPTFVIARNPASAVAAQRGDGQSDLDTLARTEQWLVVHAPDAAGSLGGQLADALAQAGFPADIVDITHAADAIASLPAGQPAHVVFCAPETPLAETATGDSLMAAQRNGVIALAALVRALGAQPNAATRLTIVTRGGAPFAGTANAHPEQATLWGLGRVLANEHPELASRLIDVDRAADRIPDALIRELTGAAVEEEVILTAHGRLVPRMLTAAQAAARNDGAIARAAVLAFDAPGSLRNLEWFALPESALGADEVEIEPVATGLNFRDVMYAMGLLSDEAVETGFAGATIGMELSGRVVRVGTGVTAFAPGDAVLGFAPASFATRVRTRAQAIALKPERLSFEEAATVPTTFFTAYYALVELARLCRGERVLVHGGAGGVGIAAIQLARHFGAEVFATAGSDEKREFVRLLGADHVLDSRSLAFADEIRAMTGGQGVDIVLNSLAGEAMVRSIDTLRPFGRFLELGKRDFYENSHIGLRPFRNNISYFGIDADQLMGALPELTARLFGEVMALFAAASLHPLPYRAFPAERAEDAFRYMQQARQIGKVLVTYPSGTPAPTRGITGAGSLALDPHGVYLVVGGTGGLGFASARWMVERGARRLTLASRSGELAAAARDEVERWRATLGVTVDVVSCDVTDAAAVDAMVAAHVRRDIPLKGVLHSAMSIDDGLVRNLDDARMAAVLAPKVAGAWNLHRATRALPLDLFVVYSSATTYLGNPGQSNYVAANSFLEALVEHRRAAGLPGTFMAWGPLEDVGFLARHADTREALQSRIGGASITSDEAMIALERALVAGAAGEAVVRLDWHAVARGMPAAKARRYSLLQSHANGGDARDGGTQLREEVLALPRDEAIALVAGTLQAQIARILHMTPDRIALDKSVLDMGMDSLMGMELGLAVEEAFEVKLSVMAIAEGASVTTLAGRIVDSIGASADADAGPATDAAQEAVAALAAKHAIEGEARAMLDGQPASVAGHGSPTLEVTR, from the coding sequence ATGAACAGTAAGATTGCAATAATTGGGATGGCGTGTCGGTTTCCCGGGGGCGCAAACAACCTTGGCGACTTCTGGCAACTGCTGCGCGACGAACGCGACGCAGTGACCGAAATCCCCGCCGACCGTTTCGGCACCGATTTCTACCAGCACCCGTCCAAACGCGAACCGGGCAAGAGCTATACGTTCTCGGCCGGCGTCGTCGACAACGTCGTCGGCTTCGACGCCGCGTTCTTCGGCATCTCCCCGCGCGAAGCGGCCCAGATGGATCCGCAGCAGCGTCTGCTGCTCGAACTCGCGTGGGAAGCGTTCGAGGACGCGGGCGTGCGCCCGGCCGACATGCGCGGCAGCAACTGCGGCGTCTTCGTCGGTGTCGCCAGCATGGACTACGGCAACCGCAACATGGACGATCTGAACGTGATCGATCCGTATTCGGCGACCGGCAACACGCTGAGCATCGCGTCGAACCGCGTGTCCTACCTGTTCGACCTGCGCGGCCCGAGCATGTCCGTCGACACGGCCTGCTCGTCGTCGCTCGTCGCACTCCATCAGGCCGTCCGGGCGTTGCAGTCCGGCGAAGCCGACATGGCGCTCGCCGGCGGCGTCAACCTGCTGCTGCACCCGTTCGGCTTCGTCAGCTTCTCCAAGGCGTCGATGCTGTCGCCGCGCGGCCGCTGCCGCGCGTTCGATGCGACCGGCGACGGCTACGTCCGCTCGGAAGGCGGCGCGTTCGTGCTGCTCAAGCCGCTCGAGCGCGCGCTCGCCGACGGCGACACGATCCATGCGGTGATCGCCGGCTCCGGCGTGAACTCGGTCGGCCACTCGCCAGGCGGCATCAGCGTGCCGGGCGCGGCCGCGCAGGCGTCGCTGCTGCGCAGCGTATACGCGCGCGCGGGTATCGATCCGCAGTCGCTGGCGTACCTCGAGGCGCATGGCACCGGCACGGCAGTCGGCGATCCGATCGAAGCGCGTGCGCTGATCGACGTCGTGTCGGGCGGGCGCCCGGCGGACCGTCCTCTGCTCATCGGTTCGGTGAAGACCAACATCGGCCATCTCGAGACGGCGTCCGGCATGGCCGGCCTGCTGAAGGCCGTGCTGTGCCTGAAGCATCGTGCGGTGCCGCGCTCGCTGCATTTCGTCACGCCCAATCCGGGCATCGATTTCGACGGCGGGCGTCTGCGCGTCGTCGATCGCTACATGCTGCTCGACGCGGGCGACGCGCCGCTGACGGTCGGCGTCAACTCGTTCGGCTTCGGCGGAACGAACGCACACGTCGTGCTGACCGAGGCGCCGGCGGCGGTCGCAAAGAATGCGTCGACGACCGCCGCGGAATCGACCCAAGCACCGTCCCCGCTCGTGCTGACTGCGCGCAGCGCAAATGCGCTCGGCGCGCTCGCGAGCCGCTATCTGGCGGTGCTCGACAACGGCGGTGACTGGCAGGCGCTTGCCGCCGCGGCCGCACGTCGCCGCCAATGGCTCGAGCATCGCGCGATCGTCGCACCGGCCGATGTGGTCGAAGGCCGCGCGGCGCTCGCGGCGCTGGCCCAGCCGGCGCCGGAAGGGCTGCCTGCCTGCGTGGCAACCGGCCAGGCACCCGCCGACGCGCTGCGCACCGCGCTCGTTTTCTCGGGCAACGGTTGCCAGTGGGTCGGGATGGGCAACGAGCTCTATGCCGAGAACGCGGTCTTCCGTGCGGCGCTCGACGAAGTCGACGCGCTGTGGTGCGCGGACGGCAGCCCGTCGCTGGTCGACGTGATGCGCGGCGGTCCGGGCGCGGAATGGCTGGTCGGCGCGGGCGCCGAATGGCTCGCCGCGACGGAAAACGCGCAGCCGCTGCTGTTCGCGATCCAGGTCGGCATGATCCGCGTGATCGACGCGCGCGGCATGCGCTACGACGCAGCGATCGGCCATAGCGTCGGCGAAATTGCTGCAGCCTGGGTGACAGGCGCACTGTCGCTCGCCGACGCGGTTCGCGTGATCAAGATTCGCAGCCGCGCGCAGGCGATGACGCGCGGCAGCGGCCGGATGGCGGCCGTCGGCATCGGCGACGCGGCGGCACGCGAACTGATCGCGCGCCACGGGCTCGCGCGCCGCGTCGAGATCGCCGGCATCAACAGCCCCGATGCGGTAACGCTCGCGGGCGAGCTGCAGGGATTGCAGGCGCTGGAGGCTGCGCTGCGCGGCAGCGGCAAGTTCTTCCAGATGCTGGATCTCGACTATGCGTTCCACAGCAGCCACATGGACCGCATCGAGCCGGTCGTGCTGGCCGAACTGGCCAGCCTGCGGCCGCAACCGGGCAACGGCGCTTTCGTGTCGACGGTGACCGGCGGCGCGCTCGCCGGCAGCGAGCTCGATGCCCGCTACTGGTGGCGCAACATCCGCGAGCCCGTGCGCTTCGGCGACGGCATCGCGCATCTGATCGAGCAGGGCGTCCGGCTGTTCGTCGAGGTTTCGCCGCATTCGATCCTGCGCATGTACGTGAAGCAGGCGTTCGCTGCGGCCGGCGCGACCGGCGTGGTGCTGCCGACGCTCAAGCGCGATCACGGCAGCGCGGTGACGCTGCGGCAGGCGATTCTCGTGGCGATCGCACATGGCGCGAACGTCGATCCCGACCGCTTTGCGCCGGGCACGTCGCGTGCGGCATTGCCGTCCTATCCGTGGCAGCGCGACCGTTATTGGCTGACGCCGACCGTCGAAGGCTACGGCCTCGTCAACCGCCGCCGCGAGCATCCGCTGCTCGGCTATCGCCTGCACGAACACGCATTCGCGTGGGAAAACCAGCTCGATCCGGCGAAGCTGCCGATGCTGGCCGATCATGTCGTCGATGGCGGCGTGGCGTTCCCGGGGGCGGGATACGTGGAAATGGCGCTCGCCGCGGCGCGCACCTTCTTCGATACGCCGGATGCGGCGCTCGAAAACGTCGAGATTCGCACGCCGGTCGTGTTCCAGCCGCAGCAGGCGAAGCTGTTCCGCCTCGTGATCGAGCCGCGCACCGCGACCTTCACGATCGAGACGCGCGACCGGATGTCCGAAGGCGCATGGACGCTGAACGTGACGGGGCGGATGCTGGAAAGCGGCAACGCACTCGGCGCCGCGAGCATCGTGCCGTCCGACACGCTCGATCGCCTGCTCGCGCTGCCGGCCGCCGACGGCGACACGCTGTACGCGAACACGGCGGCCATCGGCCTCGGCTACGGGCCGGCATTCCGCTGGGTCCGCACCGTGCGGGTTGCCGCGGACGACGACGCGGCGCTGGCCGACGTCGCCGCGCCTGCCGCCTGCGGGGACGCGCGGGCGCTGTCCGCCTATCTGCTGCATCCAGCGCTGATGGACAGCGGGTTTCATCCGCTGTTCGCGTTGCTTGCCGCGCACGCACGCGACGGCGAGCATCCGGCTTACGTGCCGGTGCAGATCGGCCGGGTCGACTATCTGCGCGGCGATACGGTCGAGCGCGTGCTCGCGCGGATCGACCGGCGCAGCCCGCATTCGATCGTCGCGCATTTCGAATTCCTCGATGCGCAGGGCGCGATCGTCGCGCGGCTCGGCGGTTGCCGGTTCCGGCGTGTCGATCTCGTCGGCCGCCGGCAGAACCTGCCCGCGCGCTTCGTCTACCGCCTCGAAGAGATACCGCTGCCGAACGAAGTCGACGCAGCCGGTTTGCCGGCGCCCGATGCACTGCTCGCACAGGCTGTCGCGCAGCTCGATGGCGCCGAAGACGACGGCCGCCGTACGCAACATCTGACTGAAATTCTGCCGCTGCTCGACGTGCTGGCGAGCCTCTACGTGTTGCGGGCATTCGATGCGCTAGGCGCATTCGACGGCACATGGCAGCCGCGGCCGGAGCGTGCGGCGCTGGCGGCACGTCTTGCCGATATGCTCGTCGAGGACGGTCTTGCCGATCGCGACGGTGCTCGTCTCGTGCGCGACGATGCCGCGTGCGCGGCGTTGCCGCCGCTCGACGAGCTGTGGCGCGGGCTGCTGGCCGAATCGCCGGGGCACGTGGCCGAGCTGACGCTGCTCGCGCATTGCGGCGCGGCGTTGCCCGACGTGCTGAGCGGCGCGAAGGATGGCGCACGTTTGCTGTCGCCGACCGGGCACAGTCTGGTCGAGCAACTCCTTGCCGCATCGCCGACCTGGCAGCACGTGCACGCGCTGCAGGCGGCGAGCGTCGAGCAGGCGGTCGATGCATGGCGTCCGGCGCGCCGGTTGCGCGTGCTCGAACTGGGCGCGACGGACGGCGACGTGCTGCAAACGCTCGGCCTGCATCTCGCGGCCGCGCGCTGCGATCACACGATCGCCGCGACGGCCGGCCAACTGGCCGGGTTCGACGCGGATGCGGAATCGGCGGTGCGCACGGTTGCGCTGCAGCCGGGCGAACGGCTGTCGCTGTCGGCCGATGAAGCCGGGCCTTACGACCTGATCGTCGCGAATCGTGCATTGAACGGCCGTCGCGATGTGGCCGATGCGCTGAGCGCGATCCGGTCGTGGCTGGCGCCGGGTGGATTACTGCTGCTGGCCGAGTCGCGCCGCGGTCGCTTCTCCGACATCGTGTTCGGCCCGCAGGCGTCGTCGACGGAAGCCGACGCACCTGTGCTGCTGGCACCGGCGGATCTCGATGCGGCACTGGATCGTGCCGGCTACGTCGACGTCGTGCGGCATGTCGAGCAGTCGCTCGATCTGGACGGCACGCCGACGTTCGTGATCGCGCGCAACCCCGCGAGCGCCGTTGCCGCGCAACGCGGCGACGGCCAGAGCGATCTCGATACGCTTGCACGCACTGAACAATGGCTCGTGGTGCACGCGCCGGATGCCGCTGGCAGTCTCGGTGGGCAACTGGCCGATGCGCTGGCGCAAGCTGGCTTTCCGGCCGATATCGTGGACATCACGCATGCGGCCGATGCGATCGCGTCGTTGCCGGCCGGGCAGCCGGCGCATGTCGTGTTCTGCGCGCCGGAAACGCCGCTGGCCGAAACGGCGACGGGCGACAGCCTGATGGCCGCGCAGCGCAACGGCGTGATCGCGCTTGCGGCGCTGGTCCGCGCGCTCGGCGCGCAGCCGAACGCCGCCACGCGGCTGACCATCGTCACGCGCGGCGGCGCGCCATTCGCCGGGACCGCGAATGCGCATCCGGAACAGGCGACGCTGTGGGGCCTCGGTCGCGTGCTGGCGAACGAGCATCCCGAACTCGCGTCGCGCCTGATCGACGTCGATCGCGCGGCGGACCGGATACCCGACGCGCTGATTCGCGAGCTGACCGGCGCGGCGGTCGAGGAAGAAGTGATCCTCACCGCACACGGGCGGCTGGTGCCGCGCATGCTGACGGCTGCGCAGGCCGCGGCCCGCAACGACGGCGCGATCGCGCGCGCGGCCGTGCTCGCGTTCGACGCGCCGGGTTCGTTGCGCAATCTCGAATGGTTTGCGTTGCCCGAAAGCGCGCTGGGCGCGGACGAGGTGGAAATCGAGCCCGTTGCAACCGGCCTCAATTTCCGCGACGTGATGTATGCGATGGGCCTGCTGTCCGATGAAGCGGTCGAGACCGGCTTCGCGGGCGCGACGATCGGCATGGAACTGTCCGGCCGCGTCGTCCGGGTGGGCACCGGCGTGACGGCATTCGCGCCGGGCGACGCGGTCCTCGGGTTCGCGCCGGCCTCGTTCGCGACGCGCGTCAGGACGCGCGCGCAAGCGATCGCGCTGAAACCCGAGCGCCTGTCGTTCGAGGAAGCGGCGACGGTGCCGACCACGTTCTTCACCGCGTATTACGCGCTCGTCGAACTCGCGCGACTGTGCCGCGGCGAGCGCGTGCTCGTGCACGGCGGTGCGGGTGGCGTCGGGATCGCCGCGATCCAGCTCGCACGCCACTTCGGCGCGGAAGTGTTCGCGACGGCCGGCAGCGACGAGAAGCGCGAGTTCGTGCGCCTGCTTGGCGCCGACCACGTGCTCGATTCGCGCAGCCTTGCGTTCGCGGACGAGATCCGCGCGATGACGGGCGGCCAGGGCGTCGACATCGTGCTGAATTCGCTCGCCGGCGAGGCGATGGTGCGCAGCATCGATACGCTGCGTCCGTTCGGTCGTTTCCTCGAGCTCGGCAAGCGCGACTTCTACGAAAACAGCCATATCGGGCTCAGGCCGTTCCGCAACAACATCAGCTATTTCGGCATCGATGCCGACCAGTTGATGGGCGCGTTGCCGGAGCTGACGGCACGCCTGTTCGGCGAAGTGATGGCGCTGTTCGCGGCTGCGTCGCTGCATCCGCTGCCGTACCGCGCGTTCCCCGCCGAACGGGCCGAGGACGCGTTCCGCTACATGCAGCAGGCGCGCCAGATCGGCAAGGTACTCGTGACCTATCCGTCCGGCACGCCGGCACCGACGCGCGGCATCACCGGCGCGGGTTCGCTCGCGCTCGATCCGCATGGCGTGTATCTGGTGGTCGGCGGCACGGGCGGGCTCGGCTTCGCGAGCGCGCGCTGGATGGTCGAGCGCGGCGCACGCCGGCTGACGCTGGCAAGTCGCTCCGGCGAACTCGCGGCCGCGGCGCGCGACGAAGTCGAGCGCTGGCGCGCAACGCTTGGTGTGACGGTCGACGTCGTCTCGTGCGATGTGACCGACGCCGCGGCGGTCGATGCGATGGTTGCCGCGCATGTCCGGCGCGACATCCCGCTCAAGGGCGTACTGCATTCCGCGATGTCGATCGACGACGGCCTCGTGCGTAATCTCGACGACGCACGCATGGCCGCGGTGCTCGCCCCGAAGGTGGCCGGCGCGTGGAACCTGCATCGCGCGACGCGCGCGCTGCCGCTCGATTTGTTCGTCGTCTATTCGTCGGCGACGACCTATCTCGGCAATCCGGGGCAGTCGAATTACGTCGCGGCCAACAGTTTCCTCGAGGCGCTCGTCGAACATCGCCGCGCGGCAGGCTTGCCCGGCACGTTCATGGCCTGGGGGCCGCTCGAGGACGTCGGTTTCCTCGCACGCCATGCGGATACGCGTGAGGCGTTGCAGTCGCGGATCGGCGGCGCGTCGATCACGTCCGACGAGGCGATGATCGCGCTCGAGCGGGCGCTGGTCGCGGGCGCGGCCGGCGAAGCCGTGGTGCGGCTCGACTGGCACGCCGTGGCGCGCGGGATGCCGGCCGCGAAGGCGCGCCGGTATTCGCTGCTGCAATCGCATGCGAACGGCGGCGATGCGCGCGATGGCGGCACGCAGCTGCGCGAAGAGGTGCTCGCGTTGCCGCGCGACGAAGCGATCGCGCTGGTTGCCGGGACGCTGCAGGCGCAGATCGCGCGGATTCTCCACATGACGCCCGATCGCATCGCGCTCGACAAGTCGGTGCTCGACATGGGCATGGATTCGTTGATGGGGATGGAGCTCGGCCTCGCGGTCGAGGAGGCGTTCGAGGTCAAGCTGTCGGTGATGGCGATCGCCGAGGGCGCGTCCGTGACGACGCTGGCCGGCCGCATCGTCGATTCGATCGGTGCGTCGGCCGATGCCGACGCCGGCCCGGCGACCGATGCGGCGCAAGAGGCGGTCGCGGCGCTCGCCGCGAAGCATGCGATCGAAGGCGAAGCACGCGCGATGCTCGACGGCCAGCCGGCATCCGTTGCGGGTCATGGATCGCCGACGCTGGAGGTCACTCGATGA